A DNA window from Drosophila sechellia strain sech25 chromosome X, ASM438219v1, whole genome shotgun sequence contains the following coding sequences:
- the LOC6618575 gene encoding box C/D snoRNA protein 1 isoform X2 codes for MRLGMCEVCAAKEACYACPKCEVKTCSLPCVQIHKKELNCDGQRDRTKFVPLNEMTSRDFMSDYCFLEECTRYAENRKSDPCKRFTHDQRNLPVTQHRMRMAAKKRNINLRLQLENFSRHKENTTFLNWKLGRFHWRVEWLFANIPYEASLPRNIARFVDAECNEELTLSDLVVKYVDLQHETARDQRKLLANHQTAGIGQLSFWLRAEGVRRSSTRCYLLDSTKTLGENLVGRTIVEFPTILVTYEPKPPGGYEAIDSSEEFEEEQEEDLPVTKLGPSSNAIAEDLDDSHDVYYKLAAAFAGEDVSETEDDEEFEEIYKQSVAL; via the exons ATGCGCCTGGGAATGTGCGAGGTGTGCGCCGCAAAGGAAGCCTGCTACGCATGTCCCAAATGCGAGGTGAAAACGTGCAGCCTGCCCTGCGTCCAGATCCATAAAAAGGAGCTCAACTGCGATGGCCAGCGGGATCGCACTAAGTTCGTACCGCTGAACGAGATGACCTCGCGGGATTTCATGAGTGACTACTGCTTCTTGGAGGAGTGCACACGCTATGCGGAGAATCGGAAATCCGATCCGTGCAAGCGATTTACCCACGACCAAAGGAATCTCCCAGTGACTCAGCATCGCATGCGGATGGCAGCCAAGAAGCGCAACATTAATCTGCGCTTGCAACTGGAGAATTTCAGTCGGCACAAGGAGAACACCACGTTTTTAAACTGGAAACTGGGACGATTCCATTGGCGTGTAGAGTGGCTGTTTGCAAACATTCCTTACGAGGCAAGCCTTCCCCGGAATATAGCTCGATTCGTGGACGCGGAATGCAATGAGGAGCTTACGCTGTCCGATCTGGTAGTCAAGTATGTGGATCTGCAGCACGAGACGGCACGGGATCAACGCAAACTGCTGGCCAACCATCAGACCGCCGGTATTGGCCAGCTGAGCTTTTGGCTTAGGGCCGAGGGTGTGCGTCGCAGCTCTACGAGGTGTTATCTCCTCGACTCGACCAAAACGCTGGGCGAGAATCTAGTCGGCAGAACCATCGTGGAGTTTCCCACCATTTTGGTCACCTACGAGCCGAAGCCACCAGGAGGATATGAAGCCATCGACAGCA GTGAGGAATTCGAGGAAGAGCAGGAGGAGGATCTGCCTGTAACCAAACTAGGGCCATCCTCCAACGCAATTGCGGAGGACTTGGATGATTCACATGATGTGTACTATAAACTGGCTGCAGCATTTGCTGGTGAAGATGTTAGTGAAACTGAAGACGACGAAGAATTCGAGGAAATCTACAAACAAAGTGTTGCACTGTAG
- the LOC6618575 gene encoding box C/D snoRNA protein 1 isoform X1, producing MADDTSTKTRIQRTMRLGMCEVCAAKEACYACPKCEVKTCSLPCVQIHKKELNCDGQRDRTKFVPLNEMTSRDFMSDYCFLEECTRYAENRKSDPCKRFTHDQRNLPVTQHRMRMAAKKRNINLRLQLENFSRHKENTTFLNWKLGRFHWRVEWLFANIPYEASLPRNIARFVDAECNEELTLSDLVVKYVDLQHETARDQRKLLANHQTAGIGQLSFWLRAEGVRRSSTRCYLLDSTKTLGENLVGRTIVEFPTILVTYEPKPPGGYEAIDSSEEFEEEQEEDLPVTKLGPSSNAIAEDLDDSHDVYYKLAAAFAGEDVSETEDDEEFEEIYKQSVAL from the exons ATGGCCGATGACACCAGCACTAAAACCAG AATCCAGAGAACCATGCGCCTGGGAATGTGCGAGGTGTGCGCCGCAAAGGAAGCCTGCTACGCATGTCCCAAATGCGAGGTGAAAACGTGCAGCCTGCCCTGCGTCCAGATCCATAAAAAGGAGCTCAACTGCGATGGCCAGCGGGATCGCACTAAGTTCGTACCGCTGAACGAGATGACCTCGCGGGATTTCATGAGTGACTACTGCTTCTTGGAGGAGTGCACACGCTATGCGGAGAATCGGAAATCCGATCCGTGCAAGCGATTTACCCACGACCAAAGGAATCTCCCAGTGACTCAGCATCGCATGCGGATGGCAGCCAAGAAGCGCAACATTAATCTGCGCTTGCAACTGGAGAATTTCAGTCGGCACAAGGAGAACACCACGTTTTTAAACTGGAAACTGGGACGATTCCATTGGCGTGTAGAGTGGCTGTTTGCAAACATTCCTTACGAGGCAAGCCTTCCCCGGAATATAGCTCGATTCGTGGACGCGGAATGCAATGAGGAGCTTACGCTGTCCGATCTGGTAGTCAAGTATGTGGATCTGCAGCACGAGACGGCACGGGATCAACGCAAACTGCTGGCCAACCATCAGACCGCCGGTATTGGCCAGCTGAGCTTTTGGCTTAGGGCCGAGGGTGTGCGTCGCAGCTCTACGAGGTGTTATCTCCTCGACTCGACCAAAACGCTGGGCGAGAATCTAGTCGGCAGAACCATCGTGGAGTTTCCCACCATTTTGGTCACCTACGAGCCGAAGCCACCAGGAGGATATGAAGCCATCGACAGCA GTGAGGAATTCGAGGAAGAGCAGGAGGAGGATCTGCCTGTAACCAAACTAGGGCCATCCTCCAACGCAATTGCGGAGGACTTGGATGATTCACATGATGTGTACTATAAACTGGCTGCAGCATTTGCTGGTGAAGATGTTAGTGAAACTGAAGACGACGAAGAATTCGAGGAAATCTACAAACAAAGTGTTGCACTGTAG
- the LOC6618576 gene encoding putative folylpolyglutamate synthase, with translation MAVCLLRYLVRHSSKPRSLVVSGASSHGTMSTYSTVTTLSAVKTQRMQHMAVLRSGVGLAERVLNPPLQSINGNHGSGNIQSSSDNNNKDTDAAFELAIKQLNSLQSNDAAIRNSMKNARVDTKADTIKYLERSGLPLETVERLSFIHVAGTKGKGSTCALTESLLRHQGVRTGFFSSPHILFTNERIRIDGQLLAKDKFTEQFWKVYSRLWDRREHDHDMPAYFKFLTILGFHVFVAENVDVVVLEVGIGGEHDCTNIVRNVRTVGITSLGLEHTELLGCTLPEIAWQKAGIIKTGSHVFTHVTQSECLEVIRQRAKENSATLYEVPPTEDYFRSEAYAPIWQTFSNLIRLNGSLAIQLAEDWLSQSGKHQHTPNEVKMDPQLLDGLISTHWPGRCQLVEWHGMRLHLDGAHTLESMEVCTEWFEKSVRDSVNPKILIFNRTGNSGFEPLLKLLHRTCAFDMVCFVPNLATSTPNAPSQVMVRFSPEMQLDRARIIASAWSDLCATEQQKDVGQVYNTLIDAFTAIWQRFPQATDHDGQLEVLVTGSIHLLGAAISALDLIEDPKSRTDK, from the exons ATGGCTGTTTGTCTGTTGCGCTACTTAGTTCGTCACAGTAGCAAGCCCAGATCACTGGTCGTCAGTGGAGCGAGCTCCCACGGTACAATGAGCACCTACAGTACGGTGACCACCCTCAGTGCAGTGAAAACGCAGCGCATGCAGCACATGGCGGTACTCCGATCGGGTGTTGGCCTGGCGGAACGAGTACTTAATCCCCCTCTGCAGAGTATTAATGGAAATCATGGATCGGGCAATATCCAATCCAGCAGCGATAACAATAACAAGGATACAGATGCCGCCTTTGAG TTGGCCATCAAGCAGTTGAATTCTCTGCAGTCGAACGATGCTGCCATAAGGAATTCGATGAAAAACGCCCGCGTGGATACCAAAGCGGATACCATTAAATATCTGGAGCGGAGTGGTCTGCCGCTGGAAACTGTCGAGCGGCTGTCCTTCATCCATGTGGCCGGCACCAAGGGCAAG GGCTCCACCTGCGCCTTGACGGAATCTCTGCTTCGCCATCAAGGTGTCCGCACGGGATTCTTCAGCTCCCCCCACATCCTGTTCACCAACGAGCGAATTCGTATCGATGGCCAGTTGTTGGCCAAGGATAAGTTCACGGAGCAGTTCTGGAAGGTCTACAGCCGTTTGTGGGATCGGCGGGAACATGATCACGACATGCCCGCCTACTTTAAGTTCCTGACCATCTTGGGATTCCATGTTTTCGTCGCAGAGAATGTGGATGTGGTCGTTTTGGAAGTGGGCATCGGTGGTGAGCACGATTGCACGAATATCGTGAGAAATGTGCGCACAGTGGGCATCACATCGCTGGGACTGGAGCACACGGAGCTCTTGGGATGCACACTGCCGGAAATTGCCTGGCAGAAGGCGGGCATCATCAAGACCGGATCGCATGTCTTCACCCATGTCACTCAGTCGGAATGCCTGGAGGTGATACGTCAGCGGGCGAAGGAGAACTCGGCCACGCTCTATGAGGTTCCACCCACCGAGGATTACTTCCGATCGGAGGCATATGCTCCGATTTGGCAGACCTTCAGTAACTTGATTCGCTTAAATGGCTCATTGGCCATTCAATTGGCCGAAGATTGGTTGTCGCAATCGGGAAAACACCAACACACTCCCAACGAGGTGAAAATGGATCCACAGCTGCTGGACGGACTGATTAGCACCCACTGGCCCGGTCGGTGCCAGCTAGTCGAGTGGCACGGGATGCGATTACATCTGGACGGAGCTCACACTCTGGAAAGCATGGAAGTGTGCACGGAGTGGTTTGAAAAGAGCGTGCGAGACAG TGTCAACCCAAAGATTCTGATCTTCAATCGCACCGGAAATTCCGGTTTCGAACCTCTGCTAAAGCTCCTCCACCGCACCTGTGCCTTCGACATGGTCTGTTTTGTGCCCAATTTGGCCACCTCAACGCCAAATGCTCCCAGCCAGGTGATGGTTCGTTTTAGTCCCGAAATGCAATTGGATCGGGCGAGGATCATTGCCTCGGCTTGGAGTGACCTCTGCGCCACGGAGCAACAAAAAGATGTGGGTCAGGTGTATAATACGCTAATCGACGCTTTTACTGCCATCTGGCAAAGATTTCCACAAGCCACGGACCACGACGGAC